The genomic interval TGGGGGGGTGGTCGAGGCTCATGCCAAGGTCTAGGCGGCTGGGGGCATCGCGGCGCGGCGACGCGGCGGCGCCGGGCGGCCGGGAAGCCGTGCCGGCCGCGGCCACCCGCGGCGGGCGCACCGACGGATCGCCGCAGCGAGCGGTCGCCCCGCACCGCGGATCCTTCAGGCGACGCCGACCGCCAGCACGTCGTACACCGCGTGCGTCGCCACCGCGATCCCGAAGCCCCGCCCCACGAACAGGAAGCCCAGGTAGGCGCCCGCGAGGGCGTAGAAGAGGAAGCGGGGCCAGGTGAACCCGGTGACGTCGCCGAAGTGGTACAGGGCGAAGCCCACCGCGGTCAGGAGGATCGCGCCCACCGTCGCGGTCGTCTCCCCGGCCCGGAACACCCCGGCGAGCACCGTGTGCACGGCGGCGATGCCCAGGAGGCGGAAGACCAGCTCCTCGTAGATGCCGGCGCCGAGGGCGAACACGAAGCCGGCCATCTTCGGGTAACCGTCCAGCAGCGTGGCGACCCCGTCGCCGCCGCGGACCGCCGCCAGCCCCACCCGCTCGGCGTCGGAGAAGAGCGACCCCAGCAGGAACAGCGGCACCGCCCAGACGATCGCCTCCACCACCATCCACGGCCAGAGCTTCGGCTCGGGTGCGAAAGGCTCGCGGTCTCGCGAGGCCGCGTGCATCCCCACCAGCACGCCGATCACGACCAGCGGCGGCAGGTGGTAGCCCGTCGCGCCGAAGAGCTCGAAGAACCTGCCCAGGAGGCGCTCCGCGTAGATGGCCGGGAGGCGGTCGCCGCCCTCGGGCGCGTAGAGGGCGGTCCCGACGCTGTACAGCACCAGCAGCGGCAGCAGGAACCACAGGCACTGCATGGGCGCCTGGGAGCGTTCCCAGTAGGAGGTGAGCGGTCGCGCGGGCACGGGCAGGGGTATAGAGGATGCCCCCCGCCCCCGGGGAGCCCGCGGCGGCTCCGCCGGCGAGGGGGCCGGATCATTCCCGCTCCGAAGCCATGCGCAGCACGTGCCCGTCGGGGTCTTCCACGCGGATCTCCAGGCCCCAGGGCTTGTTGGTCGGCTCCTGCAGCAGCTTCGCCCCGTGCGCGGCGAGGTGCTGGTGCATCGCCCGGGCGTCCTCGATGCCCAGGTAGAGCCAGGTGTTCGGGCCGCCCTGCCCGCCGCGGCAGAGGTAGATGCCGTGGCCGTCGCGGGTGATGTGGGTGAACGCGTCGGTGCCCTTCGCCGAGGCGGAGAAGTGCAGCACGTCGACGTAGAAGCGGAGGCTCCTCGCGACGTCGGCGACGTTGAGGATCGGGTCGATGTGCTCGATGTGTTGCATGAATGGACCGGGAGACGTGCGGGAGACACCGGCCGCAGCAGAGCGTCGGGGCCACGTGCATCTTGGTCGCACGCGGCCTCGGAGGCAAGCACCCAGCGGGACGCGGCCGGCTGCGGGGAGGCCGGGGCGGCAGGCGAGCCGCGGCCGGTCTCGGGGCGGCGGCTCGCTCGGGGGGGCCCTCCGCGCAGCGGCAGCGAAGCGTTAGCCCACCGCGCGCAATTTTCCGATCGCCTCTGCGGGCGAGTCGTGCCCCTCGCTTCGTCGGCTGCATCGCCCTGCAGGGGCAGGGCTGCTTCGCCTCCTCACGAGGAACACGACGCGCGGACGCAGGCCGATCGGAAAATTGCGCACGATGCTCTAGCTTCGCCGGATGGACGCGTTCGAGATCACGGGGGGCAGGCCGCTCCGGGGCGAGGTCACCATCCAGGGGGCGAAGAACGCGGCGCTGCCGCTGATGGCCGCGGCGCTGCTCGCCGGCGGCGACACGCCGGTGACGCTGCGGAACGTGCCCGACCTCTCGGACATCCGCAGCATGCTCAAGCTGCTCGCGGAGCTGGGCCTGGAGCTGACGCGAGACACCGGGGGCACGCTGTCCTCGGCCCCGTCGGCCAGCGACAAGGTGCT from Phycisphaera mikurensis NBRC 102666 carries:
- a CDS encoding CPBP family intramembrane glutamic endopeptidase, whose amino-acid sequence is MPARPLTSYWERSQAPMQCLWFLLPLLVLYSVGTALYAPEGGDRLPAIYAERLLGRFFELFGATGYHLPPLVVIGVLVGMHAASRDREPFAPEPKLWPWMVVEAIVWAVPLFLLGSLFSDAERVGLAAVRGGDGVATLLDGYPKMAGFVFALGAGIYEELVFRLLGIAAVHTVLAGVFRAGETTATVGAILLTAVGFALYHFGDVTGFTWPRFLFYALAGAYLGFLFVGRGFGIAVATHAVYDVLAVGVA
- a CDS encoding VOC family protein → MQHIEHIDPILNVADVARSLRFYVDVLHFSASAKGTDAFTHITRDGHGIYLCRGGQGGPNTWLYLGIEDARAMHQHLAAHGAKLLQEPTNKPWGLEIRVEDPDGHVLRMASERE